A stretch of the Cheilinus undulatus linkage group 11, ASM1832078v1, whole genome shotgun sequence genome encodes the following:
- the LOC121516963 gene encoding protein-serine O-palmitoleoyltransferase porcupine-like isoform X1, which translates to MDMSIRLALWLQLAESCGLSTLQQGVQQVWNLLLLCLVCRICFRLGSASTVKHLTSALFGMCALFLFFEMHMLWVLLLSALCYLILLLSRDSSGRGIFLSVVILVFLLIGELHLIDAVTWHKIRGSQMVVAMKAISLAFDLDRGVVAALPSPAEFLGYILFVGSVAFGPWISFTSYKNAAEGRKLSWAWLQSCSFSLLKSQICLLVSTCIAPYLFTLFIPIEGSPFTQKWMHAYENAVSFHFSNYFVGHLSEGTSMLAGAGFTEDKDNINWDMSVVKPLSVEMPRSMVLVVTSWNIPMSRWLKTYVFKNAMKLGTFPAILVTYTASALLHGLSFHLGAVLLSLGFITYVEHVLRQKLASIFSACVLSRPCAADCSHQHKKDYWVMLLNLVFSLLAIFHLTYLGSMFDPGVDEQEVEEGYAAIHTIQRWSELNWASHWVVFACWVFYRLIQ; encoded by the exons ATGGACATGTCCATCAGGCTGgctctgtggctgcagctggCAGAGAGCTGTGGGCTCAGCACGCTCCAGCAGGGTGTGCAGCAGGTCTGgaatctgctgctgctctgcctcGTCTGCAGGATCTGCTTCAGACTGG GCAGTGCGTCCACGGTGAAGCACTTGACGTCGGCGCTGTTTGGGATGTGcgccctcttcctcttctttgagATGCACATGCTGTGGGTGCTGCTGCTCAGCGCTCTCTGTTACCTCATTCTGCTCCTCAGCCGAGACTCCAGCGGCAGAGGAATCTTCCTCTCTGTTGTCATCCTCGTCTTCCTCCTTATCGG agAGTTGCATTTAATCGATGCGGTGACCTGGCATAAAATAAGAG GCTCTCAGATGGTGGTTGCGATGAAGGCCATCTCTCTGGCCTTTGACCTGGACAGAGGGGTGGTGGCCGCTCTGCCCTCCCCTGCTGAGTTCCTCGGTTACATCCTCTTCGTGGGTTCTGTCGCGTTCGGCCCTTGGATCAGCTTTACCAGTTATAAGAACGCAGCAGAGGGCAGAAAACTG AGCTGGGCGTGGCTGCAGAGCTGCTCTTTTAGCCTTCTGAAGAGTCAGATCTGTCTGCTGGTCTCCACCTGCATCGCCCCCTACCTCTTCACGCTGTTCATCCCCATCGAGGGAAGCCCGTTCACACAGAA gTGGATGCATGCTTATGAAAACGCCGTGTCCTTCCACTTCAGTAACTACTTCGTGGGTCACCTGAGTGAAGGCACCAGCATGCTGGCTGGAGCCGGTTTCACTGAGGACAAAGACAACATCAATTG ggATATGAGCGTTGTAAAGCCTCTCAGTGTTGAAATGCCTCGCTCCATGGTGTTGGTGGTGACGTCCTGGAACATCCCCATGTCCCGCTGGCTGAAAACTT ACGTTTTCAAAAATGCGATGAAACTGGGGACTTTTCCAGCCATCCTGGTGACGTACACAGCCAGCGCCTTACTGCAT GGTCTGAGTTTCCACCTTGGAGCAGTTTTGCTGTCTTTGGGATTCATCACATATGTAGAACATG TTCTGAGACAAAAACTTGCATCCATCTTCAGCGCCTGTGTCCTCTCCCGGCCCTGCGCTGCTGACTGCAGCCATCAGCACAAGAAG GATTACTGGGTGATGCTGCTGAACCTggtctttagcctcttggccatCTTCCACCTGACCTACCTGGGCTCCATGTTTGATCCTGGAGTTGATGAGCAAGAAGTAGAAGAG GGGTACGCAGCGATCCACACCATCCAGAGGTGGTCTGAACTGAACTGGGCGAGCCACTGGGTCGTGTTCGCCTGCTGGGTTTTCTACAGACTAATCCAGTGA
- the LOC121516963 gene encoding protein-serine O-palmitoleoyltransferase porcupine-like isoform X2, translating into MDMSIRLALWLQLAESCGLSTLQQGVQQVWNLLLLCLVCRICFRLGSASTVKHLTSALFGMCALFLFFEMHMLWVLLLSALCYLILLLSRDSSGRGIFLSVVILVFLLIGELHLIDAVTWHKIRGSQMVVAMKAISLAFDLDRGVVAALPSPAEFLGYILFVGSVAFGPWISFTSYKNAAEGRKLSWAWLQSCSFSLLKSQICLLVSTCIAPYLFTLFIPIEGSPFTQKWMHAYENAVSFHFSNYFVGHLSEGTSMLAGAGFTEDKDNINWDMSVVKPLSVEMPRSMVLVVTSWNIPMSRWLKTYVFKNAMKLGTFPAILVTYTASALLHILSGLSSGSEFPPWSSFAVFGIHHICRTCSETKTCIHLQRLCPLPALRC; encoded by the exons ATGGACATGTCCATCAGGCTGgctctgtggctgcagctggCAGAGAGCTGTGGGCTCAGCACGCTCCAGCAGGGTGTGCAGCAGGTCTGgaatctgctgctgctctgcctcGTCTGCAGGATCTGCTTCAGACTGG GCAGTGCGTCCACGGTGAAGCACTTGACGTCGGCGCTGTTTGGGATGTGcgccctcttcctcttctttgagATGCACATGCTGTGGGTGCTGCTGCTCAGCGCTCTCTGTTACCTCATTCTGCTCCTCAGCCGAGACTCCAGCGGCAGAGGAATCTTCCTCTCTGTTGTCATCCTCGTCTTCCTCCTTATCGG agAGTTGCATTTAATCGATGCGGTGACCTGGCATAAAATAAGAG GCTCTCAGATGGTGGTTGCGATGAAGGCCATCTCTCTGGCCTTTGACCTGGACAGAGGGGTGGTGGCCGCTCTGCCCTCCCCTGCTGAGTTCCTCGGTTACATCCTCTTCGTGGGTTCTGTCGCGTTCGGCCCTTGGATCAGCTTTACCAGTTATAAGAACGCAGCAGAGGGCAGAAAACTG AGCTGGGCGTGGCTGCAGAGCTGCTCTTTTAGCCTTCTGAAGAGTCAGATCTGTCTGCTGGTCTCCACCTGCATCGCCCCCTACCTCTTCACGCTGTTCATCCCCATCGAGGGAAGCCCGTTCACACAGAA gTGGATGCATGCTTATGAAAACGCCGTGTCCTTCCACTTCAGTAACTACTTCGTGGGTCACCTGAGTGAAGGCACCAGCATGCTGGCTGGAGCCGGTTTCACTGAGGACAAAGACAACATCAATTG ggATATGAGCGTTGTAAAGCCTCTCAGTGTTGAAATGCCTCGCTCCATGGTGTTGGTGGTGACGTCCTGGAACATCCCCATGTCCCGCTGGCTGAAAACTT ACGTTTTCAAAAATGCGATGAAACTGGGGACTTTTCCAGCCATCCTGGTGACGTACACAGCCAGCGCCTTACTGCAT ATATTATCTGGACTTTCTTCAGGGTCTGAGTTTCCACCTTGGAGCAGTTTTGCTGTCTTTGGGATTCATCACATATGTAGAACATG TTCTGAGACAAAAACTTGCATCCATCTTCAGCGCCTGTGTCCTCTCCCGGCCCTGCGCTGCTGA